A window of Formosa sp. Hel1_31_208 contains these coding sequences:
- a CDS encoding DUF59 domain-containing protein, translating into MSEATLDTNLLGEKIVRVLKTIFDPEIPVDIYELGLIYDVFVNEDYDVKILMTLTTPNCPVAETLPLEVEEKVKSLNDVKSAEVEITFDPPWSQDLMSEEAKLELGML; encoded by the coding sequence ATGAGTGAAGCAACATTAGATACAAACTTATTAGGAGAAAAAATAGTAAGAGTACTCAAGACTATTTTCGACCCCGAAATTCCTGTAGATATTTATGAATTAGGACTTATCTATGATGTTTTTGTGAATGAAGATTACGATGTCAAAATCTTAATGACATTAACCACTCCAAACTGTCCGGTAGCAGAGACATTGCCATTAGAGGTCGAAGAAAAAGTAAAATCTTTAAATGATGTTAAGTCCGCTGAAGTGGAAATCACATTTGATCCACCATGGAGTCAGGACTTAATGAGTGAAGAAGCAAAATTAGAATTAGGAATGTTATAA
- a CDS encoding SufE family protein, producing the protein MTIAEIQEEIIDEFSMFEDWEERYQYMIDLGKTLPLIDEQFKTDENIIKGCQSKVWVHAEMQDDKVVFTADSDAIITKGIIAILIRSFSNQHPKDIIESNTDFIDQIGLKEHLSPTRANGLVSMIKQIKMYALAYQTQIN; encoded by the coding sequence ATGACCATTGCAGAAATACAAGAAGAGATTATAGATGAATTTTCAATGTTTGAAGATTGGGAAGAGCGCTATCAATATATGATAGATTTAGGTAAGACCCTACCGCTAATTGACGAACAGTTCAAAACTGATGAGAATATTATCAAAGGATGTCAAAGTAAAGTTTGGGTACACGCAGAAATGCAAGATGATAAAGTGGTGTTTACTGCAGATAGTGATGCCATTATTACAAAAGGAATTATTGCTATATTAATTCGTTCCTTTTCTAATCAACACCCAAAAGATATTATTGAAAGTAATACCGATTTTATTGACCAAATAGGATTAAAAGAACATTTATCTCCTACTCGTGCAAACGGATTGGTAAGTATGATTAAACAAATCAAAATGTATGCGCTCGCATACCAAACCCAAATAAATTAG
- a CDS encoding DUF3078 domain-containing protein, whose translation MTKKLLLTVAVMLSISFGFSQTKEELKAQKAEKQAVADAAQSEADALQAQIDALPGWRVGAFGVIGGSLSNFSNWYAQGAPNNSSGNIGFTVNGYANLIEENFFWRNALTTNLNWTKLDNKDTEFDSDKFEPTTDVFNISSLYGRNITSKLAASALLEYRTTVLNNFNNPGYLDVGIGATWTPIENLIVVIHPLNYNFVFADNDNVFESSLGAKIVADYTRQIGAVNFKSNLSMFQSYKSGDLSNVTWTNSFSYTLWKMIGVGFDFGLRSNKQEALNFALGNYDATAVPAQTEPTFDNVDNELQTYYTLGLTYKF comes from the coding sequence ATGACTAAAAAATTACTTTTAACCGTGGCGGTAATGCTTTCAATTTCATTTGGTTTTTCTCAAACGAAAGAGGAATTAAAAGCACAAAAAGCCGAAAAACAAGCTGTTGCTGACGCAGCTCAATCAGAGGCTGATGCGCTACAAGCACAAATAGATGCACTCCCAGGTTGGAGAGTTGGTGCTTTCGGTGTTATTGGAGGAAGTTTATCGAACTTTAGTAACTGGTATGCTCAAGGTGCTCCTAATAACTCCTCGGGAAATATTGGATTTACAGTAAATGGATATGCGAATTTAATTGAAGAGAATTTCTTTTGGAGAAACGCATTAACAACGAACTTAAACTGGACAAAATTAGATAACAAAGACACTGAATTCGATAGTGATAAGTTTGAACCAACAACAGATGTGTTTAATATTTCATCTTTATACGGAAGAAACATTACGTCTAAATTAGCTGCTTCTGCACTATTGGAATACAGAACTACTGTTTTGAATAATTTTAATAACCCTGGATATTTAGATGTAGGTATTGGTGCAACTTGGACACCGATTGAAAATTTAATCGTGGTTATTCATCCATTGAACTATAACTTTGTATTCGCAGATAATGACAATGTATTTGAGTCCTCTTTAGGTGCTAAGATTGTTGCCGATTATACAAGACAAATTGGAGCCGTGAATTTTAAGTCCAATTTATCGATGTTTCAAAGCTATAAGAGTGGAGATTTATCTAACGTAACCTGGACCAACTCATTTAGCTATACACTGTGGAAAATGATTGGTGTTGGTTTTGACTTCGGATTAAGAAGCAATAAGCAAGAAGCACTTAATTTCGCTTTAGGTAATTATGATGCAACAGCAGTTCCAGCTCAAACTGAACCAACATTTGATAATGTAGATAATGAATTACAAACATACTATACTTTAGGATTGACTTACAAATTCTAA
- a CDS encoding zinc metalloprotease: MKKLFLSLAALALIFTSCESDKNDMLQEQSKIDMSDFFVYTDSDNGEQSRNGFTPCHSMTNLNRLLEEDPGLYKKMYNIEYNTRKFATNAYRPGNGNGNGGGPGGGDGGGGGTPDDLGVITIPVYVHVIYSNAQQNISSTQINSQMSVLNDDFRAANNDVNQVPGEFAGLVADTEVQFSLAGTYRYPDDRGSWGTNDAMKAAYPPVTPETHLNIWVCNIGGGILGYAQFPGGPIASDGVVVSPQYFGTTGFVSAPFDGGRTLTHEVGHYLNLRHIWGDGRCNRDDFVSDTPTSDAPNYGCPSYPTVNCRSNDMTMNYMDYVNDDCMYMFSSGQKTRMRSVFQSGGPRAGMAN; this comes from the coding sequence ATGAAAAAACTTTTTTTGAGCTTAGCCGCTCTAGCCCTGATTTTTACATCATGTGAATCCGACAAAAATGATATGCTGCAAGAGCAGAGTAAAATTGATATGAGTGATTTCTTTGTTTATACCGATTCTGATAATGGAGAGCAAAGCAGAAATGGTTTTACACCATGCCATTCTATGACCAATTTAAATAGGCTACTTGAAGAGGACCCAGGGCTCTATAAAAAGATGTATAACATTGAATACAATACAAGAAAATTTGCTACAAATGCTTATCGTCCAGGAAATGGAAATGGAAATGGTGGTGGACCTGGTGGTGGAGACGGCGGAGGCGGAGGAACTCCTGATGACTTAGGTGTTATTACTATTCCGGTATATGTACATGTAATCTATAGCAACGCTCAACAAAATATCAGTAGCACTCAAATAAATTCTCAAATGTCTGTTTTAAATGACGATTTTAGAGCAGCAAATAATGATGTAAATCAAGTGCCTGGAGAATTTGCAGGTTTGGTTGCCGATACAGAAGTTCAATTCAGTTTGGCAGGCACATATAGATATCCAGATGATAGAGGCTCTTGGGGAACCAATGATGCAATGAAAGCGGCCTATCCTCCAGTAACACCGGAAACTCACTTAAATATTTGGGTTTGTAATATTGGTGGTGGAATTCTTGGTTATGCGCAATTTCCGGGAGGGCCAATAGCTTCAGATGGTGTTGTAGTTTCACCTCAATATTTTGGAACGACAGGATTTGTGTCAGCTCCTTTTGATGGTGGAAGAACATTAACGCATGAAGTAGGTCACTATTTAAATTTGCGTCATATTTGGGGAGATGGAAGATGTAATAGAGATGATTTTGTGTCAGATACTCCTACATCAGATGCTCCTAATTACGGCTGCCCTTCATACCCAACTGTGAATTGCAGATCTAATGACATGACCATGAATTATATGGATTATGTTAATGATGATTGCATGTACATGTTCTCTTCAGGTCAAAAGACACGAATGAGAAGTGTATTTCAATCGGGAGGACCAAGAGCAGGAATGGCCAATTAG
- a CDS encoding endonuclease/exonuclease/phosphatase family protein, whose amino-acid sequence MDSQDLKTTIYTIAFYNLENLFDIYNDVTKYDDDFLPRAQKRWTKKRYDQKIYKLGQVISKIGFDVTQKPPAIVGLAEVENKNVLRDLIESNDLKPYDYDFVHYNSQDERGIDVALIYDKTVFKLESSKTFSIYLEDEIGDQDYTRDILLVSGILHSEKVYCIVNHWPSRREGEQESRHKRLKAAHKVIDIIDQIKQEDLGAKILVMGDFNDNPSNDSIKFLTQQGQLYNPMETLLSYTRGTLNHNFQWNLFDQILFTTNFFETKNNSLKFDDANIYDEKFLTQYKGKFKGQPFRTFVGKKYKGGYSDHFPVYLQLDITE is encoded by the coding sequence GTGGATTCTCAAGACTTAAAAACTACGATATACACTATTGCTTTTTATAATCTCGAAAACTTATTCGATATTTATAATGATGTTACAAAATATGATGATGATTTTTTGCCGAGAGCTCAAAAACGTTGGACTAAAAAGCGGTATGATCAAAAAATCTACAAACTAGGTCAAGTAATTTCAAAAATAGGATTCGATGTGACTCAAAAACCTCCGGCAATTGTTGGATTAGCTGAGGTTGAAAACAAGAACGTCCTCAGAGATTTAATTGAAAGTAATGACCTAAAACCTTATGACTATGATTTTGTACATTACAATTCACAAGATGAAAGAGGTATAGACGTTGCTTTAATCTATGATAAAACAGTCTTTAAATTAGAAAGTTCCAAAACGTTTTCAATTTATTTAGAAGATGAGATAGGAGATCAAGATTATACCAGAGATATTTTGCTTGTATCTGGGATTCTGCATTCTGAAAAAGTATATTGTATTGTCAATCATTGGCCATCTAGACGCGAAGGCGAACAGGAATCTCGTCACAAACGTTTGAAAGCAGCACATAAGGTTATCGATATTATAGATCAAATAAAACAAGAGGATCTGGGAGCTAAAATATTGGTCATGGGAGACTTTAATGATAACCCTAGTAATGACAGTATTAAATTCTTGACCCAACAAGGACAGCTATACAATCCTATGGAAACCTTGCTGTCATATACAAGAGGAACACTTAACCACAACTTCCAGTGGAACTTGTTCGATCAGATACTTTTTACTACTAATTTTTTTGAAACTAAAAATAACAGTCTAAAGTTTGATGATGCTAATATTTATGACGAGAAATTCTTAACCCAATATAAAGGTAAATTTAAGGGCCAACCGTTTAGGACCTTCGTTGGAAAGAAATACAAAGGCGGCTATAGTGATCACTTTCCTGTTTATCTTCAACTTGACATAACTGAATAA
- the hflX gene encoding GTPase HflX codes for MIEKKNIALEKTVLIGVITRDQNEEQSKEYLDELEFLTYTAGGEVLKRFTQKMDMPNPKTFIGSGKMEEVQQYIESNNVGTAIFDDELSAAQERNISKILNVKVLDRTNLILDIFAQRAQTSYARTQVELAQCEYLLPRLKGMWTHLERQKGGIGMRGPGETEIETDRRIVRDKIALLKAKIKTIDKQMAVQRGNRGKMVRVALVGYTNVGKSTLMNVVSKSEVFAENKLFATLDTTVRKVVIQNLPFLLTDTVGFIRKLPTQLVDSFKSTLDEVREADLLLHVVDISHVNFEEHIESVNKILGEIGCSNKPTIMVFNKIDAYSPEPYDDDDLITERTSLHYSLEEWKNTWMNRVGNNALFISALNKKNLDVFKKRVYDEVREIHVTRFPYNHFLYPDYSEEE; via the coding sequence ATGATTGAAAAAAAAAATATAGCGCTTGAAAAAACAGTACTAATTGGTGTTATTACTAGAGATCAAAATGAAGAACAGTCTAAAGAGTATTTAGATGAATTGGAGTTTTTAACCTACACCGCTGGTGGTGAAGTCTTAAAGCGCTTTACTCAGAAAATGGATATGCCTAACCCCAAAACCTTTATTGGTTCAGGGAAAATGGAAGAAGTACAACAGTATATTGAGTCGAATAATGTTGGGACAGCGATCTTTGACGATGAATTGTCTGCAGCTCAAGAACGAAATATTAGTAAAATACTAAATGTTAAGGTTTTAGATCGCACAAACTTAATCTTAGATATCTTTGCTCAGCGTGCACAGACTAGTTATGCTCGCACTCAGGTTGAATTAGCACAATGTGAATACTTATTACCTCGATTAAAAGGGATGTGGACTCACCTCGAGCGCCAAAAAGGTGGTATTGGTATGCGTGGACCAGGTGAAACTGAAATAGAAACGGATAGACGTATCGTTAGAGACAAAATCGCATTGCTAAAAGCCAAAATAAAAACTATTGATAAACAAATGGCGGTTCAACGTGGTAATCGTGGTAAGATGGTTCGCGTCGCTTTAGTAGGTTATACCAATGTAGGTAAATCTACACTAATGAATGTGGTTAGTAAAAGTGAGGTATTTGCCGAAAATAAACTGTTTGCCACCTTGGATACAACGGTGAGAAAAGTAGTGATTCAAAACTTACCATTCTTATTGACAGATACTGTTGGATTTATAAGAAAGCTTCCTACTCAGTTAGTAGATTCGTTCAAAAGTACTTTAGACGAGGTTCGTGAGGCTGATTTATTGCTTCATGTTGTGGATATTTCCCATGTTAATTTTGAAGAACACATTGAATCTGTAAACAAAATACTTGGTGAAATTGGCTGCTCAAATAAGCCCACCATTATGGTGTTTAATAAAATAGATGCTTATAGTCCTGAGCCTTATGATGATGATGACCTTATAACAGAAAGAACGTCATTACATTATTCTCTTGAAGAGTGGAAAAACACATGGATGAATCGTGTGGGGAATAATGCCTTATTCATTTCTGCTTTAAATAAAAAGAATTTAGATGTCTTTAAAAAGCGGGTGTATGATGAAGTGAGAGAGATTCATGTGACACGCTTTCCTTATAATCACTTCTTATATCCAGATTATTCGGAGGAAGAATAA
- a CDS encoding DUF2480 family protein — protein sequence MAEDIINRVALSKLMVVDLEDYYPAGLRFVFDIKDWLYEGFVLKEKEFRQQVKDYDWKQHQDQFVVLTCSTDAIIPAWAFMLMTLELQPYARKVCIGDLEALESSIYQDIITNLDVSPYQDKPLIIKGCANKPVPTNAYLMLSAKLKSVAKSIMYGEACSAVPLFKRK from the coding sequence ATGGCTGAAGATATTATAAATCGAGTTGCTTTAAGTAAGTTGATGGTCGTTGATCTCGAAGACTACTATCCAGCAGGTTTGCGTTTTGTTTTTGATATTAAAGATTGGCTGTATGAAGGTTTCGTGCTTAAAGAAAAAGAGTTTAGACAGCAAGTCAAAGATTATGATTGGAAGCAACATCAAGATCAATTTGTAGTACTCACTTGTTCTACGGATGCAATTATTCCTGCTTGGGCATTTATGTTAATGACACTCGAATTACAGCCTTATGCACGTAAAGTTTGTATTGGAGATTTAGAAGCGCTTGAGTCGTCAATTTATCAGGACATTATAACAAATTTAGATGTTTCGCCATATCAAGATAAACCTCTTATTATAAAAGGATGTGCAAATAAACCAGTGCCTACAAATGCCTATTTAATGCTCTCTGCGAAATTAAAATCAGTGGCCAAATCAATTATGTACGGAGAAGCTTGTTCTGCCGTGCCACTTTTTAAAAGAAAATAA